The proteins below come from a single Zhouia spongiae genomic window:
- a CDS encoding SusC/RagA family TonB-linked outer membrane protein — translation MKQKFLASTILFFVSIFCLSAQEVEVSGVVTSAQDGSPLPGVNIIVVGTTIGTQTDFDGNYNISVSKGETLRFSFIGMKTQEITVTGNTNINVQLQEDAQQLEGVIVTALGISKEKKALTYSAQEVGGDELTKVKQTNPINSLSGKSAGLTISKSSSGLGGAVKVVLRGNASTTNNDPLYVIDGVPILNNGNGANGSEPGTDIFGSQTGNRDGGDAMSLINPDDIESMTILKGASASALYGSQGANGVILITTKKGKEGALSVNFNTSFTVDNVISLPELQSEYQSASVGQPIAENGRVSDPKSWGAKANGLKNDADSFFNTGYTSINALSLTAGNQKAQTYFSYSNTSASGVIPENRLLRNNITLRETAKFLGDKIDVSASINLSDQRIWNRPTNGLYSNSLTGHYLNPVGIDRDIYKNKFEYFNVEDNMMDQYASSFDENIQQNPYWLTYRSPSKDIAKRVLANVSVKYQISESFSLQSRGSLDNSFFTFDKRQYAGTDPVNSGENGRYVLEKTENSQQYIDLIANYSDDLSDNLSISALLGASLTKYSIGDKVYLDSGRDGLGLNYPNIFNIANFENTNNIYQSVGNREVQSVFASANFDFKGMLFLDVTGRADWSSTLVNTDSESFFYPSVGLTGVLTEMLSFPEAVSFAKIRASYAEVGKDIPVYATIPLYGINSTNTGVSPAPFAPIEGETLEPERQKSFEIGTEWNFFQRRLGIDFTYYNTKTLNQIFFIQAEPNPYGYPQNIVNAGEITNNGFEVVLSGKPVMNDNFSWNTAFNFAQNDNKVKSVHPSLQDGEAIITARGVNGYEYSLIEGEDFGSIKARSLVRDENGTPMINSSGTLMSTDFETVAHAQPDFTLGWNNTLDYKNWTFSFLIDGKFGGDVMSVTEAVNDKYGVSQATANARNRNGGMINVVDENGASSQITAQEYYNAVGGRDGMLGEYVYDATNVSLRELSVGYRLNIENSFIQNMNFSLIANNLFFFYKDAPFDPNIAASTGIGLQGVDIYNQPSTRSIGLNINVNF, via the coding sequence ATGAAACAAAAATTCTTAGCTTCAACTATTTTATTCTTTGTTTCCATCTTCTGTTTATCTGCTCAGGAAGTAGAAGTCTCAGGGGTGGTTACTTCGGCTCAGGATGGCTCACCATTACCTGGGGTCAATATTATTGTGGTGGGGACAACGATAGGTACCCAAACAGATTTTGACGGGAATTACAACATCAGTGTCTCAAAAGGCGAGACACTAAGGTTTTCATTTATCGGGATGAAAACCCAGGAGATAACCGTTACGGGCAATACAAACATCAATGTGCAGTTGCAGGAAGACGCCCAGCAACTTGAAGGGGTTATTGTGACTGCATTAGGTATTTCCAAAGAGAAAAAAGCATTAACCTACTCTGCCCAGGAAGTTGGTGGAGACGAGCTCACCAAAGTAAAGCAAACAAACCCAATAAATAGTTTGTCGGGTAAGTCTGCCGGGTTAACCATTTCTAAAAGTTCATCGGGATTGGGGGGTGCAGTAAAGGTTGTTTTAAGGGGTAATGCCTCTACCACAAACAACGACCCTCTTTATGTAATTGACGGGGTTCCCATATTAAACAACGGTAACGGGGCCAATGGTTCTGAACCGGGAACGGATATTTTCGGTAGCCAGACCGGAAACCGCGATGGTGGTGACGCCATGTCGTTAATAAACCCGGATGACATTGAAAGCATGACTATCTTAAAAGGAGCCTCTGCCTCTGCATTATATGGTAGCCAGGGAGCTAACGGTGTTATTTTAATAACAACCAAAAAAGGTAAAGAAGGCGCCCTTTCGGTAAATTTCAACACAAGCTTTACTGTCGATAACGTTATATCATTACCTGAACTCCAGTCAGAATATCAGTCAGCTTCAGTCGGGCAACCGATAGCAGAAAACGGTCGGGTATCCGATCCTAAATCCTGGGGAGCGAAAGCAAACGGATTAAAAAATGATGCCGATAGTTTTTTCAATACCGGTTACACATCTATCAATGCACTATCATTAACTGCCGGAAATCAAAAGGCACAAACATACTTTTCTTATTCAAACACTTCTGCCAGTGGCGTAATTCCGGAAAACAGACTACTGAGAAATAATATCACATTACGTGAAACTGCTAAGTTCTTAGGTGATAAAATCGATGTTTCCGCCAGTATCAATCTTTCCGATCAACGCATCTGGAACCGGCCTACAAACGGACTTTACTCTAACTCTTTAACCGGACACTATTTAAATCCGGTTGGAATTGATCGTGACATTTATAAAAATAAATTTGAGTATTTTAATGTTGAGGACAATATGATGGATCAGTATGCTTCATCATTCGATGAGAATATTCAACAAAACCCATATTGGTTAACATATCGCAGTCCGAGTAAGGATATTGCTAAACGTGTTCTTGCAAACGTTTCGGTGAAGTACCAGATATCTGAATCTTTTTCACTGCAATCGAGAGGTAGTTTAGACAACTCTTTCTTCACATTTGACAAAAGGCAATATGCCGGTACAGATCCTGTAAACTCTGGTGAAAACGGAAGATATGTATTAGAGAAAACGGAAAATTCTCAACAGTATATCGATCTGATTGCCAATTATTCCGATGACTTATCGGATAACCTATCCATTTCTGCTTTGTTGGGTGCCAGTTTAACCAAATACAGCATCGGGGACAAGGTTTATCTAGATTCTGGAAGAGATGGCCTGGGACTTAACTATCCAAACATTTTCAATATTGCGAATTTCGAAAACACCAATAACATATACCAGTCTGTCGGCAACCGTGAAGTTCAATCCGTATTTGCTTCAGCAAACTTTGACTTTAAAGGTATGTTATTCTTGGATGTTACGGGTAGGGCCGACTGGTCTTCGACACTTGTAAACACGGATTCTGAATCTTTCTTTTATCCATCAGTAGGTTTAACCGGTGTATTAACTGAAATGTTATCATTTCCCGAAGCAGTTTCCTTTGCAAAAATAAGAGCTTCTTATGCGGAGGTTGGTAAAGATATTCCTGTGTATGCTACGATTCCTCTCTATGGAATAAATTCAACAAATACAGGAGTGAGTCCAGCACCTTTTGCTCCTATTGAAGGAGAAACCTTAGAGCCTGAAAGACAAAAATCATTTGAAATTGGTACTGAATGGAACTTCTTTCAAAGAAGGTTAGGTATTGATTTTACATATTATAACACCAAAACGCTTAATCAAATTTTCTTCATTCAGGCAGAACCGAATCCATATGGCTATCCTCAAAACATTGTAAATGCCGGGGAAATAACTAACAACGGATTTGAGGTTGTGTTAAGCGGGAAACCGGTTATGAATGACAATTTTTCCTGGAATACTGCATTTAACTTTGCTCAAAACGACAATAAGGTAAAATCAGTACATCCATCACTTCAAGACGGAGAGGCCATTATTACTGCTCGCGGGGTTAACGGTTATGAGTATTCATTAATTGAAGGAGAAGATTTTGGTAGCATCAAAGCTCGTTCATTAGTACGGGATGAAAACGGAACTCCAATGATTAATTCATCTGGCACGTTAATGTCGACAGATTTTGAAACTGTGGCTCATGCGCAACCGGACTTCACCTTGGGGTGGAACAACACTTTAGACTATAAAAACTGGACTTTCAGTTTCCTTATTGATGGTAAATTCGGAGGAGATGTAATGAGTGTTACAGAAGCTGTTAACGACAAATATGGTGTCTCACAAGCTACTGCTAATGCAAGAAATAGAAATGGGGGGATGATTAATGTTGTTGATGAAAACGGAGCTTCTTCACAGATTACAGCTCAGGAGTATTACAACGCTGTTGGAGGAAGAGACGGTATGCTGGGTGAATATGTGTACGACGCTACAAATGTTAGCTTAAGAGAGCTTTCTGTAGGTTACAGATTAAATATAGAAAACAGTTTTATCCAGAACATGAACTTCTCGTTAATTGCCAACAATCTGTTCTTTTTCTATAAAGACGCTCCATTCGACCCTAACATCGCTGCCAGCACAGGTATCGGGCTACAGGGAGTAGATATTTACAACCAACCTTCTACAAGAAGCATTGGATTAAACATTAACGTAAACTTCTAA
- a CDS encoding sensor histidine kinase: protein MKEYTVHRTIPTRYHLYFWVSYFVFNVLRWGSYFDDYWYSLKSNLVEFPLHILLVYFNIYFLIPRFIFKKKYVEYVVIFILCLGAHYVIRSGLNFWLVTEDVWPEAQGGQEAFGFNHITAVVVGELYVVGLTSAIKFFADYIYERNQNQQLRELQYQTELKYLKSQIQPHFYFNTLNNLYALTLKKSTLASDVVLKLSEIMQYIIYDANKKKVDLIHEINYIDNYVELEKIRFGELVQINIGISGSIEGIKVAPLIFLPFIENAFKHGLKNTNDMVLDIEFESNSHHLLFRCKNTYNGNVKPMGKSGIGIKNVERRLEILYPNRYKLDIFDSNGNFEVLLEVPLT from the coding sequence ATGAAAGAATATACTGTTCACAGAACGATACCGACAAGGTATCATCTGTACTTTTGGGTGTCTTATTTTGTTTTTAATGTTTTAAGATGGGGGAGTTATTTTGATGATTATTGGTATTCACTAAAATCCAATCTTGTAGAGTTTCCGCTGCATATTCTATTGGTATACTTCAATATCTATTTCTTAATTCCAAGATTTATCTTTAAAAAGAAATATGTCGAGTATGTAGTGATTTTTATATTGTGTCTCGGGGCACATTATGTCATTCGGTCCGGACTTAATTTTTGGCTGGTTACTGAAGATGTATGGCCGGAAGCACAAGGAGGGCAGGAGGCATTTGGGTTTAATCATATCACTGCCGTAGTCGTAGGAGAATTATACGTGGTAGGCTTGACCTCTGCAATTAAATTTTTTGCAGATTATATATATGAAAGAAACCAAAACCAACAATTAAGGGAGCTGCAATATCAAACCGAATTGAAATACCTGAAATCACAAATCCAGCCTCACTTTTATTTTAATACCCTCAATAACCTGTATGCATTAACACTTAAGAAATCTACGCTGGCTTCGGATGTGGTATTAAAACTCTCCGAAATAATGCAATACATAATATATGACGCAAACAAAAAGAAAGTAGATCTGATACATGAAATAAATTATATCGATAATTATGTTGAGCTTGAAAAGATTCGCTTTGGCGAATTGGTGCAGATCAATATAGGCATCAGCGGTAGTATAGAAGGGATCAAGGTAGCTCCGTTGATATTTCTCCCTTTTATAGAAAATGCCTTTAAGCACGGGTTGAAAAATACGAATGACATGGTGCTGGATATTGAATTTGAAAGTAACAGCCATCATTTGCTGTTCAGGTGTAAAAACACCTATAACGGAAATGTAAAACCAATGGGTAAAAGTGGAATAGGAATTAAAAATGTAGAAAGAAGATTAGAAATTTTATACCCAAATAGATATAAGTTGGATATAT